In one Gadus morhua chromosome 15, gadMor3.0, whole genome shotgun sequence genomic region, the following are encoded:
- the LOC115559874 gene encoding zinc finger protein RFP-like — MACANTSWSEENFSCSICLDVFNSPVTTACGHNFCRTLKTFTALIGCVEKGRDEFNQTVKEKLKSTVKRAEDRIKELEQEIEDLTNRSSEVKRLSHTEDHLHFLQAFRSLKDPPPTRDWTTVEVRPPSYVGTLRRSLDQLEETLNMEMKKLRDAELKRVQQYEVDVTLDPDTAHPRLILSEDGKQVHDGGVWKELPDNPKRFTKYPFVLTRQSFSSGRFYFEVQVKDKTEWWLGVARESIDRTGGNWGTLETGYWTLWYYDGGLVFEDNPAVPLPLRAGLQKVGVFVDYDEGLVSFYDVEARVHIYSATGCTFTEPLYPILGPWFHEEGTNSAPLIISPVNQTD, encoded by the exons atggcctgtgctaacacttcctggtctgaagagaacttttcatgttccatctgtctggatgtgttcaacagtccaGTTACCACCGCATgcggacacaacttctgcagaacct tgaagacg ttcactgctctgataggctgtgttgaaaagggccgggatgaattcaaccaaacggtgaaagagaaactgaaatccacagtgaaacgagctgaagaccgcatcaaagagctggagcaggaaatagaagatctgaccaatagaagctcagaggtgaagcggctctcacacactgaagaccacctccacttcctccaggccttcagatccctgaaggatcctccacccaccagggactggaccacggtggaggtccgtcctccgtcatacgtagggaccttgaggagatccctggatcagttggaggagacactgaacatggagatgaagaagctgcgtgatgctgaactgaagagggtccagcagtatgaagtagatgtgactctggatcctgatacagctcatcccaggctcatcctgtctgaggatgggaaacaagtacatgatggaggtgtgtggaaggaactcccagacaaccctaagagatttacaaagTATCCatttgttctcacgaggcagagcttctcctcagggagattttactttgaggtccaggttaaagacaagactgagtggtggttaggagtggccagagagtccatcgacagaacAGGTGGGAACTGGGGGACCCttgagacgggttactggactctttggTACTACGATGGTGGGTTGGTATTTGAGGATAaccctgctgtccctctcccactgagagctgggctccagaaggtgggggtgtttgttgattatgatgagggtctggtctccttctatgatgtggaagccagggttcatatctactctgctactggctgcaccttcactgagcctctctatccaatcctcgGTCCATGGTTTCATGAAGAAGGtacaaactctgcccccctgatcatctcacctgtcaatcaaacagactag